A portion of the Trichoplusia ni isolate ovarian cell line Hi5 chromosome 12, tn1, whole genome shotgun sequence genome contains these proteins:
- the LOC113499451 gene encoding uncharacterized protein LOC113499451, with product MPKRKREAKIEHYQRKIRKLQAKEDKRRRIIYTSSDESDKSDNENILETVVDPQVTSDVTISNLEESNQGEGSEEQAPELDPDTLTALGETTEETPTLGPKIHDKLSSLWLPILRKGINKETKEKLLKEYPIPENCTLLQAPKLNPEISAAVTEAARSRDKRVEAVQQQLGRGIVALNKGLELLLDDGNDRLQAVKFLSNSCRLLCDLHHQETEARKRFITPSLDKSFLNIMQDVERDELLYGNKLSDKIKATKVIEKHGLQIKKPTPQPKTPSTLPFTNLPHSYQSSRPRHQGNWTGPPRFPPNRGGRGGQRKLTAPTNRRTQLSSSSHQKPPAQPKKPRAVDQQ from the exons ATGCCTAAAAGGAAACGTGAGGCGAAGATTGAGCATTATCAACGCAAAATCAGGAAACTCCAAGCAAAAGAAGATAAACGTAGACGAATTATTTATACTTCGTCAGACGAATCGGATAAATCAG ATAACGAAAATATACTCGAAACTGTAGTGGACCCGCAAGTAACGTCTGATGTAACAATATCTAACCTGGAAGAGAGCAATCAAGGTGAGGGTAGCGAAGAGCAGGCACCTGAGCTGGACCCAGATACTCTAACCGCTCTAGGCGAAACAACCGAAGAGACACCGACGTTAGGTCCAAAAATCCACGATAAACTGTCAAGCCTCTGGTTGCCTATCCTTAGGAAAGGCATAAATAAGGAGACAAAGGAAAAGCTCCTTAAAGAGTACCCAATTCCAGAAAACTGTACCTTACTACAGGCACCGAAACTAAACCCAGAAATATCGGCCGCAGTAACTGAAGCCGCACGATCTCGGGATAAAAGGGTAGAAGCGGTGCAACAGCAACTAGGACGGGGTATAGTTGCTCTTAATAAAGGCTTGGAACTCCTCTTAGACGATGGCAATGATCGGCTACAAGCTGTAAAATTCCTAAGTAACAGCTGCCGTTTACTCTGCGATCTACATCACCAAGAAACCGAAGCAAGAAAACGGTTTATTACACCCAGTCTTGACAAATCTTTTCTAAATATTATGCAAGACGTAGAACGCGATGAACTGCTATACGGCAATAAGCTTTCGGACAAAATAAAAGCTACCAAAGTTATTGagaagcacggtttgcaaataaaaaagcCTACTCCTCAACCTAAGACACCGTCAACATTGCCATTCACAAATTTGCCACATTCATACCAATCTTCACGCCCACGCCATCAGGGAAACTGGACGGGCCCTCCTCGTTTCCCTCCAAACAGGGGGGGGAGGGGAGGGCAAAGGAAGCTGACTGCACCCACAAACCGGAGAACTCAACTAAGCAGCTCCTCACACCAGAAACCACCGGCGCAGCCCAAGAAGCCACGTGCAGTGGATCAGCAATAG